The sequence ACGTATCTccaaagaaaaactgagatgTTCCCAGTCTGTTTGACAGAAGATTTAGGCACTCCTTGGCATCTCTGTATATCTAATAAGGATGAAATTACATCTCAAAGGTAGGAAAGATACTTGAGAACTCCTTTTCAGACTGGCATCTATAGATAAGTTCATCCCTGCTCCTTCTCTTGTCCCTCCTCTGGAGGGCCCTTGCTCTGAAGGTAATTCCAATCATACCTGAGCTTCTACATCTCGGAGGTGGTAGAGGGGAGGCTCTCCCCTGGTCAGGAGAATCCTATTCAGTGCTCCCTTAGACATTCTTCCAGGCAGGATCAAACTCAAGGGAAAAGGCATTCGTGAAGCAAACCATGGCTTTGTCACAGTAAAGTAATTGTCACTCTCAACCCAGAATGTGTGAAGCTGCAAAAGGAGGGAAAACACACTACAAAGATATTCTTTTACTAAAAGGAAGATCCTCAATCAATGTGAAAGTTTTTCATAAATATCTCTGAATGAAGTtgactccatacaaattttcCAGTTAGGATGACTCAAGGATAaatcaatgtttttaaatgtgtgaGTTTTGTTGATTGCTCTATCCCAAGCACCCAGAATAaggcctggaacatagtaggtgctcaatgaatattttttgaatgaatgaattacagtTGGCCCAACTCTATATGTGGACAAACTCCAATCTTTCACAGAGAATCTTTATTTCCAAAATGACATGAACTTTCACTTTGTTGTTTCATACACTAGTTGAACGTCTAACAGAATCAACCCAGTTCTGCAGTTACATGAAAGAATCAAGACTGATACATAAATGAAATTTCTTCTCTTAagccttttccattatttttcttctaaatcgACTAAGTACATTTTCAGTACGTCACTAAAATACTGTAATATTCACCAATGCTCACCACTGCAGGAAGAAGCTTCTCTTCGAGGAGAGCAATGTAAGCTAGTGTATCTGCCCCTTGTTTTGCTGACAGTTCATAATcggcattatatttctattaaaaaataaaaaaccaaaaacctcatAAGAACATCCCAAAACAGTGAAGCTAAATAAATTAGGACTCCTATTCTTCCTCAAAAATGGCAAACAtattaaaaggggaaaagagaaatacaaattcagTGACAAATGCTGCTTAATGCAAATGAAGTTCTTAGCACAGCATCATGCACACGTTAaggtcaataaatgttagttttaggtgtttatttattattaactattatttcAATGATTGTTAATGACCTAGTTTAGTTTAGTGCATGACATGTAGTACAAACTTAATAGAGGCTATTATTATTCTTGTTAACAACAAGGAAAAAGTTCTAATTAGTAGCATTTTCCCCTTGAAAAGAGAAAACCTTCCAATTGAGAAAAGTTCTAAATTTTGTTGATAtaggacttctttttttaaactattggcAAAATCAATGATAACTTTTACATTTATGTAAACTGTTACAGTTTAAACATTTTAGATATATAAATCTTGGCATGTTCAGATATTTTGGATACATTATTTCATGAAACATTTAACTGCAACTATTAGtttaagtgcttttaaaaaataaatagttgcTAGTTGATGGGAACTCAGACCTCACACCAAGCACAAAATGTGTAGCAATTATGGAACTAAATTTACAATCATATCAATAAGTATAATAGTGAAAATGGTTAAATTGAATCTACTTACACCTAAGCTTCAATAAAAACCAAGCAAAGtgcatgaaaatataaattgacTATAACTCACTATATGCCTTTTGAATCACAGTACAACTCATGATTTAGAGCAGTGACTCTCAAATCTATTCTTATATCAAGCCCTATGTATCtccaaaaaagaattctaaaaaaaaattttttaatgcactTTCTTTGGAAGCAACATGCAAGGATCAAGAATCTATTTCTCCAGAAGGAACCCAcctgttttcttaaaaagtttagTATTTTTGCCGGCTGAGAAACAATACTGTCTTCAGTTGTCAAAACTGGTACATCTCCTGTAATCACAACACAGTTTACATATAAGGAAGCATTTCGATTTCCTCTGAAGAGACTCCAATACCCTAAAAACTATGCCAGTcacatttggagaaaaaaaaaatgagtaactcaTCTTAGGTTTTTgcaatttcacacacacacaaaaagttttGGAGagcattttcatttctcataaTTTCCACTGATTTGGCTTCTCCTTTGAAGTATTACTCAAAATGATCAAAACATAAGCAACACACAGCTAAGGTCGTGGTAAGAACTAAAACCCCAAGGTACTCCATGGCTACAAGCCCCCTAACTTTAAATAAGAGGGGGGAGGGTGCTTACAGAGGGCAGAAATGGGTGTTTAAAAGTTTACACTGTACCTCTTGAACCTCTCCAGGTGTTATCTATGACATTGACTTTCAGGGGTGCACCAGAAAACTTGGCGTAAGCCTGAAAGAGAGTTtgcaataaaacattttagacTGAATACGTAATGCAAATCTGCAGAGCAGCTTTATTTCAAAGCCGGGTCCCCAGAAGGCAGAAACGCCTGACTCGGGGGCTGCGTCCCTCCCGCTACTTCTAGCCGGGGTTGCGCGCTACCAAGATTTCGaggacttttttccccccaaacgtTTGAGGGATGCAGAGCGGGGAGCGCGCGCCTACTGCTTTGGGCTTTCATTCCACTGCACAGACGGCTTTGCAAGGCTGAGAAAACTCGGAGCCAAGCGGAGAATCCATGACTTCTCCTCCAGGATTCGGCGGGGCCACAGGCTAGGCTGTAACTCGTTGGACGGGAGGGAGCCCCGGGCGGTGCAGCGAGCAGCGACCCGGCCGGCCGGGCCCGAGCGCGGCGGGAACCAACCCCAGCCGCCGGGACCCGGACCAGCCAGCCTCGCGTCTCTGGCCCCGCCCCTTTTTTTCCCGCGCCCTGGCCCGCGAGGCGgcctcaccatcaccaccaaggACTCGCTGTGCACCGACGGGAGCCCCCAGCCGCCTCCCCAGCACCTGAGCTCCAAGGGCGCCGCCATCTTGCCGGGGCCGACCTTTGCTATCCCGGAAGTACTTTTGCTGCTTACTTTCCGGCACGTGGAAACGCGGGGGCGGGGCGCGAGGGAAGGAAGGGTACTCTGGGGACTGGGAGAGGTGCAAGGCGGGAAGGGCCACTGAAGGGGTTAACAACACGCTTAGCCATCAGTTTGGCCTGGGGTTTAAGAGTCCTGGGCAATGTCAGACAACCCGCCAGTAATTCCTCAAGTACTTATTGGATGCCATGTGTACCAGGCACTTTGACTATTACTACCCTGGGCCTAAATAACCCATTTGTAAACCAGGCATGACAAGTTTATTCACAAGATTGTTGTGTTTAAAATTATGACATAGAGGTAAAGaacttggcatatagtaggcactctgTAATTGTTTGACCCCTTTTCCCCATATATTTGGCTTCTGCTTCTTGCCACTCTCAATCTCAGTTAGTCACCTTCATATTTGCTTGTTACACTCTTCCTAAAAGTAACAAGTTTCCTGAAGTTTGTCAAGTGAATTCTGCCGTTCTTCAGTCTGGAATATTGTTCTTCCCTGGCACTGCTCCCTCAGAAATGAGCTTAACTGTCACCTCCCTGGGACAATTTTCCAAAGTTAGGAACTTCTGGGTTCCTGTAGCATCTTGTACATACTTGAATTGTAGCTTCTATCTGATACAAACCTTTTGCCTTTCATTGTACCAGAAGTTCTTTGAAGACAGAACAGGGCTGGCTTCATAGATGTGAGACCTCTGCAGTCACACAGGGCCCTATACTTAGAAGAGCTCACACTTGTTCTGGTGTCattgtcttgaaattcttaataatttttgaacaaagggccctgcattttttatttcaactgGGCCCTGCAAATCATGTCACCAGTCGTGTCTGTGGGCCTAGTTGGCATGAACTACATGTTTCTTGAACATCAAGCTGACAATTTCTcagaaaaaatggaggaaaaagaggaaagatagGCCTTGGGAATGCCATGATCGTAACATGCTCTCTGGGTCTTGAAATTAGCACCTGGATGTCAGGCTTCTTTCTAGAAGGCAAAGTAAACTTTCTGGGATACCCTCCCAGTCACTCCTCTGAGATCTTTCcttcctgtgcctctgagatggctGAGTCCCTTTAAACTACTGAAAACTCAAAAGAAATCTCTgcaaattttcataaaattacaaTTGAACAAGTAATTGCTAAGCACTCCCTTACTGTTTACATAGCCATCTAAATTAACAGTATGAATCTGCTAAAGTCCATTTTCATGTTTCAAAGGCAAGAGTTCTCAGAAATGGGTAGGGAAGTTATGTCAAAGGTGACATTCCTTTAACAAATACTTTAAACTGGGAAATGCATAACATAtgtactattaaaattaaatgtcagaatatttattgagcagctactatgtcCAAAACACTGTAAGGCTCTGGGAGaatacagagataaataagatATGACTTCTCTCCTCAGGAGTTTATACTCTACAAAGGAGACAAAGGATTAGGTGTAACAAGTTAGATTATCATGAgtaaagttagaaataaaaataaaatactatggaAGCAGAGAGTAGGAATGATACATCCTCTGTGGGATCAATGGAGTCTGTCTGTTCAGTCTTCAGAATAAAGCAGGTAATTCAACATCCAGATTCAAGTAATTGGACCTCCCTGTTTAGAGAATTAAAATCCCAAGCCATAAAGCTCAGAGTCCATATACTACaattagacattttaaataatcgTACACAGAGAATGTAGATTACTTGAGTCTTGTttataggagggagggaggtgaaagTGGATGCACATTCTTTGTGGACACACAGCATAATTACTCAGTTTAGCCTTCTCCATTATTGCTGCTGTTACATACAACAGTTTCATTTgcattaaagagaaattaaatctcCTAGCTTTGAGTTGAGACAGAGAATAGCATGCTAATGCTTATGATGAGAGAATCCTTACACACAGGTTTATTAGTGCCTGTTTAATAGCAATCTTTTATTGTTGCAATTCCTCTTGAGAGTCTGTATTTTCTAGATTGAATTTTAAAACCCTAGGCCAGTTGATTGCACAACCAGGCTGAATATTGTTCCCGAGAACCACAGAGAAAGCTGAAACCTTCAGGAATTATGCCTGGTATGGGTAGTTGGTATGCCCCTGCGCCTTTTTTCTGGCTGCTAGAGAGTATTATTCAAAGTTcatcaaaataatttcagattccTACCAGGAAGCATGCTATCTGCAAAACATTCATGTATGTGTGGGATGACCTAAATTACAGCTTTATAATGAGTATTCCAGACAGTGTTTTCCCTGAGAAAGAAacctcatttttcaaaatatagacATTGAAAATGGCTTCATCTAGTGATGGTCATCTGGACTCCGGGGACCTGATCTTGGCATCCATTCCTATCCCTCATGGGTTTCTTAACTTAGGAGCCATGGTATTAAGATCTTTTGTTTGGATGATTAAGAATCTGTAATATGGTGCTGTCAGCAAAGATGAAAGGTTTGTGACAAGTGATTATGCATTATGAACTAGAGAGCCTTGAATGTCGCTTTCAACTCTAAACTTCTGTAATTCAGTGCCATGTTTAGATAAGGAACCCTTGGGGAGGAAACTAGCAAACACTGAATAGAAGTCAGGAGAGCTGGTTTCCTGATTTTGTTTCTAAATAGCCATATGACCTTGAGCCAATCATTTCACCTTTATTCCTCAACTCATTCACTTATAAAGTGAAGGTTGTTTTAGCTCTGAGATACTATCATTTTATGTGTGATAAGCATTTAATAATAGCTGACATTCATGGAACAATTTCTACATGCCAGAAATTGTTTTAAGTATCCAACATAactcatttgatcttcataatGACTCCATGAGGTAAATACTGTTATGTTCCCCTATTTTCAGGGAGGAAAATTAAGGCACAAAGATGTTAATTAACCTTCCCAAGGTCACCTAGCCAATAGGTGATacaggcaggatttgaacccagacagtctgggcttatactcttaaccactatgtcATTCTGCCTatagccttctttttctttttaaaaaatttttattgaaatataattgatttacaatgttgtgttagtttcaggtatacagcaaagtgattcggttttatatatataaataaatatatatataacttttatacattctcttccattataggttattacaagatattgagtatagttctctttgctgtacagtaggtccttgttggttatctattttatatttagtagtgtgtatattttaacctcaaactcctaatttgtgcctctcccctttctcctttggtaaccataagtttgttttctgtgtctgtgagtctttctttttttttaaagaagttcatttgtatcgttttttttagatgccacatataagcaatatcatatgatatttgtctttctctatctggcttacttcacttagtatgataatctctagatccatccatgctgctgcaaatggcattatttcattcttttttatggctaatattccattgtgtatatataccacatcttctttatccattcatctgttgctggacacttacattgcttccatgtcttggctattgtaaatagtgctgctatgaagattggggtgcatgtatctttctgaattatgtttttctctggatatatgcccaggattgggactgcaggatcatatggtagctctgtttttagttatttaaggaacctccatactgttctccctatatagtggctctaccaattgacattcccaccaacagtgtaggagggttccttcctctctacaccctctccagcatttattatttgtaaactttttggtGGGCATTCTGCCTGTAGCCTTCTAAGTAGTCCTATAAAAATCATAGTTTCACTCAGAGTAGAATTATCAGTGACATgatattactatcattatttatttaatagtatTTGTTTAGAATTAAGCCATTAAACAAGTTCATGAAGCAACTTCTATATGCCCAGCACCTTGCTGGGCAGTCAGGGAATAAAAACTCGTGTTCATGCTTTCAAAGGGATAGTTGATAAAACAAAGCCTACATATTTGAGGTAACTAGAGATGTTTAGGAGGTACCATTTTGTCAAGCAGACCACAAGTCTAATGTGGCTGTAGACAAAGTCTTTAATGTACTGCAATGCTTGGCAAAGGCCTGGTAGAAGAAGTAGGACTTTAGCTGACCTTGAAGGATGAGTGCATTGGATTTAAATTGGCACAGAGGAAGGCACTCCATGGGCTATACTACATATATAAGTCAATGCTTAGAGATGGGAATGACAATGGCAAAGAATCTGAAGACAAGTAAATGGATGCTGGATTTGACAATAAGCTGGGGACTGATCAGGAAGAATGTTGATTAACTAAGTTGAGAACCATAATTGGTGATATTGGAAGGCATGGGGATTTGTAGTTTTGAGGAagtaaaaaaagagtaaaagtcTTAATACAATATTAATGGATTCACATAGTCATGGACGGGAGGTGGAATGCTATTGTTTCATGGACATGATAGGAGGAAGCGTTTTATGAATTCATGCATTGCATTATAtgaatttaaatgtgaaaaaaatgaaggaaggaaatgatgcaGAATATTATTAGAAGAGAGTCACCTGGCACCCTTGCACTGAGCATTTCTCATTGAATAGGTTGTTAGAAATCAAATTGCAAGAGATTACTAAAGAGAATGGTATTAGGAATAGGGGCAGGTATAATATCACAAGGAATATGCCagataaaggaaggaaaggaataggACAGGAGCAGAATACTCAAGATAAAGTTCTTGAAGGAGTTTACAGGGTGGATCTACATACAGACATGGTGAGCAAAAGCCTGAAGATGGCAGAGAGAAGAGTGATGGGGTCCTAGGAATTACCCTAAGAGCTGAGAGGCTGAGATCAGGAGTTTGCGCAGTGGCGGTGGCAATGAAAATAAGAGACATGCTTTCTTTCTGACACTAGAGTACATTTCAAGGAGAGCATGGAATGCTGAGTTAGCTCAAATCAGTTACCTTCAAATTTCCCTGTTACattagaaaacaaatcaaaagagCCTGAGGGAAAAAGATTAGGGGCTCtaaagagagagacaaagcaaTTTAGAGGATGTATCAGGGAGTTAGTAAAAAGTGAATGGGAGGGCTTcattggtggtacagtggttaagaatccgcctgccgcaggggacatgggtttgagccctggcctgggaagatcccacatgccacagagcaactaagcccatgcaccacaattactgagcccgcgtgccacaactgctgaagcctgtgtgcttagagcccctgctctgcaacaagagaagccacaacaatgagaagtccacatactgcaatgaagagtagcccccgcttgctgcaactggagaaagcctgcgcacagcaacaaagacccaatacagccaaaaataaaaacaaataaataaataaatgtattttaaaaaagtgaatggaAGCATTGCTGACAATGGCAAAGGTCAAATTTAAATTAGTATGAAGGAGACAAATCAAGTGAGAGCCATGGGCAGGCTAATAATTAGATGCCCTTTCAAAgagatattctttaaatatttattcaactatTTTTATGAAAGTGAAGTTAGCTAGAGAATGTAACAGGATCAATTTACATTTTACCAATTCCAACTATTAGAAGTCCTATGTGGAGTCCTGGGTTTTAATACCCTTTAAAGCTTGGCCCTGAGGATGATAGAAAAGGGAAGGGATCCTAGGAATTGCCCTATGAATTGAAAGAAGATGGAATCTAAAGTTTCAACAGTGGGGCTCAGCCATCTTGAAGCCTAGCTAAGTTAGCACAATTGTGTGACTTCCTCTAATGGTACCTTATTGCCTAGAAATGTAAATGGGGAGCCaggctcatttatttatttggtatcAAGGCTATTAGGCAGTGATATATATTGAAAGAGATTCATTTTGCTCCTCCAGCATAGTGAACCTGTTGTCTGTATtttgtacaggcataccttggagatattggtcagttccagactaccacaataaagcaaatatcgcaataaagcaagtcatacaaatattttggtttcctagtgcatataataattatgtttacactatactgtagtctgtttagtgtacaatagcattatgtctttaaaaaaaaccaatgtaaatcccttaattaaaaatactttatagctaaaaaatgctaaccatcatctgagccttcagc comes from Tursiops truncatus isolate mTurTru1 chromosome 3, mTurTru1.mat.Y, whole genome shotgun sequence and encodes:
- the MTX3 gene encoding metaxin-3 isoform X3, with product MAAPLELRCWGGGWGLPSVHSESLVVMAYAKFSGAPLKVNVIDNTWRGSRGDVPVLTTEDSIVSQPAKILNFLRKQKYNADYELSAKQGADTLAYIALLEEKLLPAVLHTFWVESDNYFTVTKPWFASRMPFPLSLILPGRMSKGALNRILLTRGEPPLYHLRDVEAQIYRDAKECLNLLSNRLGTSQFFFGDTPSTLDAYVFGFLAPLYKVRFPKVQLQEHLKQLSNLCRFCDDILNSYFRLSLGDG
- the MTX3 gene encoding metaxin-3 isoform X2, producing MAAPLELRCWGGGWGLPSVHSESLVVMAYAKFSGAPLKVNVIDNTWRGSRGDVPVLTTEDSIVSQPAKILNFLRKQLHTFWVESDNYFTVTKPWFASRMPFPLSLILPGRMSKGALNRILLTRGEPPLYHLRDVEAQIYRDAKECLNLLSNRLGTSQFFFGDTPSTLDAYVFGFLAPLYKVRFPKVQLQEHLKQLSNLCRFCDDILNSYFRLSLGGISPAGQETVDANLQKLTQLVNKESNLIEKMDDNLRQSPQLPPRKLPTLKLTPAEEESNSSQRLSP
- the MTX3 gene encoding metaxin-3 isoform X1, translated to MAAPLELRCWGGGWGLPSVHSESLVVMAYAKFSGAPLKVNVIDNTWRGSRGDVPVLTTEDSIVSQPAKILNFLRKQKYNADYELSAKQGADTLAYIALLEEKLLPAVLHTFWVESDNYFTVTKPWFASRMPFPLSLILPGRMSKGALNRILLTRGEPPLYHLRDVEAQIYRDAKECLNLLSNRLGTSQFFFGDTPSTLDAYVFGFLAPLYKVRFPKVQLQEHLKQLSNLCRFCDDILNSYFRLSLGGISPAGQETVDANLQKLTQLVNKESNLIEKMDDNLRQSPQLPPRKLPTLKLTPAEEESNSSQRLSP